In Candidatus Delongbacteria bacterium, a single window of DNA contains:
- the nadA gene encoding quinolinate synthase NadA: MARQRQTLPDEWMGLDGGEMAERIRAHKTRLGSELCILGHHYQKQEVIQHADLRGDSYGLAKAAAGLEARWIVFCGVEFMADSARLLARPEQVVIHPDTSAGCPMADMADQRGTRRTWDELQAELGATEGIIPVTYVNSDVETKAFTGARGGAVCTSSNAGRVFDWALARGEKLFFFPDEHLGRNTAFDKGFRGDEVRLWNPALPLGGLTGAELRRARVLLWKGFCHVHTHFTVEMIEQARAQAPGLRVIVHPECPREVVAAADASGSTAYILDWVRTQAPGSRIRVGTELNLVQRLQLENPELEVRPLERSLCPNMWKISQNDLLWVLDRLGEVNVVEVEPEWVVDARQALERMLAV; encoded by the coding sequence ATGGCGCGGCAACGACAGACCCTGCCTGACGAGTGGATGGGCCTGGACGGCGGGGAGATGGCCGAGCGCATCCGCGCGCACAAGACCCGGCTGGGCTCCGAGCTCTGCATCCTGGGCCACCACTACCAGAAGCAGGAAGTGATCCAGCACGCCGATCTGCGCGGCGACAGCTACGGCCTGGCCAAGGCGGCCGCCGGGCTGGAGGCCCGCTGGATCGTCTTCTGCGGCGTGGAATTCATGGCCGACAGCGCGCGCCTGCTGGCCCGGCCGGAGCAAGTGGTGATCCACCCGGACACCAGCGCCGGCTGCCCGATGGCCGACATGGCCGACCAGCGCGGCACGCGGCGCACCTGGGACGAACTGCAGGCCGAGCTGGGCGCCACGGAGGGGATCATCCCCGTCACCTATGTCAACAGCGACGTGGAGACCAAGGCCTTCACGGGCGCCCGGGGCGGCGCCGTCTGCACCAGCTCCAACGCCGGGCGCGTGTTCGACTGGGCCCTGGCCCGCGGGGAGAAGCTGTTCTTCTTTCCCGACGAGCACCTGGGACGCAACACGGCCTTCGACAAGGGTTTTCGCGGCGACGAAGTCCGGCTCTGGAATCCCGCCCTGCCCCTGGGCGGGCTGACGGGCGCCGAGCTGCGCCGGGCGCGCGTCCTGCTCTGGAAGGGCTTCTGCCACGTGCACACCCATTTCACGGTGGAGATGATCGAGCAGGCCCGCGCCCAGGCGCCCGGGCTGCGCGTGATCGTCCATCCGGAGTGTCCGCGCGAGGTGGTGGCCGCGGCGGACGCGTCGGGCTCGACGGCCTACATCCTTGATTGGGTGAGAACCCAGGCGCCGGGCAGCCGGATCCGCGTGGGCACGGAACTCAACTTGGTGCAGCGCCTGCAGCTGGAGAACCCGGAACTCGAGGTCCGGCCACTGGAACGCAGCCTCTGCCCGAACATGTGGAAGATCAGCCAGAACGATCTGCTCTGGGTGCTGGACCGGCTGGGCGAGGTGAACGTGGTGGAGGTGGAGCCGGAATGGGTGGTCGACGCCCGGCAGGCCCTGGAACGCATGCTGGCCGTGTGA
- a CDS encoding PHP domain-containing protein: protein MITLKRHTRGSSAPATGLDLHCHSWHSDGALAPAELARRLVRAGVGLAALTDHDTLAGVAEFRREGRLHGLRVLAGVEVTCACAELLPLRAAAQEAQEAREDGAGGTRRSTRRATDPVEVHLLVYGLEPGLPAFEDFLAGIRAMRRERVAQMAARLAELGLLLDLSPLAARLESGSVGRPHLARLLQEAGHVQSVNEAFQSWLAEGRPAWLPKRLPELREALALAQGLGGVGVAAHPGKVLPAGAAHVLVDLGVDGLEARHPSHRAAVVQDLQQLCRRNGLSASAGSDFHDPALGRYHRPAWQREEVGGRLRLLLDALD, encoded by the coding sequence GTGATCACCCTCAAACGGCACACCCGCGGCAGCAGCGCCCCGGCCACGGGCCTGGACCTCCATTGTCACTCCTGGCATTCCGACGGGGCTCTGGCCCCGGCCGAGCTGGCCCGGCGCCTGGTGCGCGCCGGCGTGGGGCTGGCCGCCCTCACCGATCACGACACCCTGGCCGGCGTGGCGGAGTTCCGTCGCGAGGGCCGGCTGCACGGGCTGCGCGTGCTGGCCGGCGTGGAGGTGACCTGCGCCTGCGCCGAGCTGCTGCCCCTGCGCGCGGCGGCTCAGGAGGCCCAGGAGGCCCGGGAGGACGGGGCGGGCGGCACGCGCCGCAGCACGCGTCGCGCGACAGATCCTGTCGAGGTGCACCTGCTGGTCTACGGCCTCGAACCCGGCCTACCAGCTTTCGAGGACTTCCTGGCGGGCATCCGGGCCATGCGCCGCGAGCGTGTGGCGCAGATGGCCGCCCGGCTGGCCGAGCTGGGCCTGCTGCTGGATCTGTCGCCCCTGGCGGCCCGGCTGGAGAGCGGCAGCGTGGGCCGCCCGCACCTGGCCCGCCTGCTGCAGGAGGCCGGCCACGTCCAGAGCGTGAACGAGGCCTTCCAGAGCTGGCTGGCCGAGGGCCGGCCGGCCTGGCTGCCCAAGCGGCTGCCCGAGCTGCGCGAGGCCCTGGCGCTGGCCCAGGGGCTGGGTGGTGTGGGCGTGGCGGCGCATCCCGGCAAGGTCCTGCCCGCCGGCGCGGCCCACGTGCTGGTGGACCTGGGCGTGGACGGGCTGGAGGCCCGGCATCCCAGCCACCGCGCGGCCGTGGTCCAGGATCTACAGCAACTCTGCCGCCGCAACGGCCTCTCCGCCTCGGCGGGCAGCGACTTCCACGATCCCGCCCTGGGACGTTACCACCGTCCGGCCTGGCAGCGCGAGGAGGTGGGTGGACGCCTGCGCCTCCTGCTGGATGCGCTGGACTGA
- the rny gene encoding ribonuclease Y, whose product MPTWMLALLALLAGAGATVVVFLTLQRQRRQAGDEILNLARQEAETLRKQALINAREEWLIKETRRKADLKQREKKLQQKEQQLKSHEAEIRGSQKAVQDLEMELGLKGKMLEHKEEEQKTLKDELKTHLEDVQHRLESVSGLSMEEARRQVLDQAQQKYEREAAELAAEIKGQARENATREAREVIITTIERMAADATSEATIKEVEIPNNRLKGMVIGREGRNIKSFEAITGTKIIVDETPDTIVISCFDPVRREIARLALDALIKTRNFSPRTIQEAVTRASRAVDNTMNEAANKVLKELRLNVHPDLKRMLGRLRFRTSYGQNVLDHSKEVARIAGAMAAELGLDVMLAKRAGLLHDVGKADSNGSDKSHVAIGVEVCKRVREHPIVINSVMAHHNEAPPIDPISELVTAADIISSARPGVRRDSVDSYTKRVETLENIASSFPGVHRVYALYAGREIRVVAESARVNDGLSEKLSSDIADKISQDMQFPGQIKVVVIRESRAVATAV is encoded by the coding sequence ATGCCCACTTGGATGCTTGCCCTGCTGGCCCTGCTGGCCGGCGCGGGGGCCACCGTCGTCGTCTTTCTCACGTTGCAGCGTCAACGGCGGCAGGCCGGCGACGAGATCCTCAATCTGGCCCGCCAGGAGGCGGAGACCCTGCGCAAGCAGGCCCTGATCAACGCCCGGGAGGAATGGCTGATCAAGGAGACGCGCCGCAAGGCCGACCTGAAGCAGCGCGAGAAGAAACTGCAGCAGAAGGAGCAGCAGCTCAAGAGCCACGAGGCGGAGATCCGCGGCTCCCAGAAGGCCGTCCAGGACCTGGAAATGGAACTGGGCCTGAAGGGCAAGATGCTCGAGCACAAGGAAGAGGAGCAGAAGACCCTCAAGGACGAGCTGAAGACCCACCTGGAAGACGTGCAGCACCGGCTGGAGTCCGTCTCGGGCCTGAGCATGGAGGAGGCCCGCCGCCAGGTGCTGGACCAGGCCCAGCAGAAGTACGAGCGCGAGGCCGCCGAGCTGGCCGCCGAGATCAAAGGCCAGGCGCGGGAGAATGCCACGCGCGAGGCTCGCGAGGTGATCATCACCACCATCGAGCGGATGGCCGCCGACGCCACCAGCGAGGCCACCATCAAGGAAGTCGAGATCCCCAACAACCGGCTGAAGGGAATGGTGATCGGGCGGGAGGGCCGCAACATCAAGTCCTTCGAGGCGATCACGGGCACCAAGATCATCGTGGACGAGACCCCGGACACCATCGTGATCTCCTGCTTCGATCCCGTCCGGCGCGAGATCGCCCGGCTGGCCCTGGACGCCCTGATCAAGACCCGCAACTTCAGCCCGCGCACGATCCAGGAGGCGGTCACCCGCGCCAGCCGCGCCGTGGACAACACCATGAACGAAGCGGCCAACAAGGTTCTGAAGGAACTGCGCCTGAACGTCCACCCGGACCTGAAGCGCATGCTCGGCCGCCTGCGCTTCCGCACCAGCTACGGCCAGAACGTGCTGGACCACAGCAAGGAAGTGGCGCGCATCGCCGGCGCCATGGCCGCCGAGCTGGGCCTGGACGTGATGCTGGCCAAGCGCGCGGGCCTGCTCCACGACGTGGGCAAGGCCGACTCCAACGGCAGCGACAAGAGCCACGTGGCCATCGGCGTGGAGGTCTGCAAGCGCGTGCGCGAACACCCCATCGTGATCAATTCGGTGATGGCGCACCACAACGAGGCGCCGCCCATCGACCCGATCAGCGAGCTGGTCACCGCCGCGGACATCATCAGCAGCGCGCGTCCGGGCGTGCGCCGGGACAGCGTGGACAGCTACACCAAGCGGGTGGAGACGCTGGAGAACATCGCCAGCAGCTTCCCGGGCGTGCACCGCGTCTACGCGCTCTACGCCGGCCGCGAGATCCGCGTGGTGGCCGAGTCCGCGCGAGTGAACGACGGCCTGAGCGAGAAGCTCTCCAGCGACATCGCCGACAAGATCAGCCAGGACATGCAGTTCCCCGGCCAGATCAAGGTCGTGGTGATCCGCGAGAGTCGCGCCGTGGCCACCGCGGTCTGA